In Drosophila pseudoobscura strain MV-25-SWS-2005 chromosome 4, UCI_Dpse_MV25, whole genome shotgun sequence, the following proteins share a genomic window:
- the LOC6902465 gene encoding vesicle-associated membrane protein-associated protein B-like, giving the protein MSKPTDEPPLIIDPEHELFFAGPFNQPIVTILTLRNSSEAPLAFKIKTTAPRRYFVRPSVGLIPPLRSIHVGICLQPLNHDQQQKTDTFLVRSVHAPTNADLSDLNGLWKELELEPQQLWDAKLKCVFEKSRCISVGGAATIVRPVNAETKEALLETNIELRTENLHLKILLENYRNSLILKTPSEDYVPVPAEKKRPFLYIVIFFVSAILGFFLSTYLP; this is encoded by the coding sequence ATGAGCAAACCAACCGACGAGCCTCCGCTGATCATTGATCCGGAGCATGAGTTGTTTTTTGCGGGTCCCTTCAATCAGCCCATTGTCACAATTTTGACCCTACGCAATAGCTCGGAGGCGCCACTGGCCTTCAAGATCAAGACAACCGCACCAAGGCGCTACTTTGTACGTCCAAGCGTTGGCCTGATTCCGCCCCTTCGGTCGATCCACGTGGGCATCTGCCTGCAGCCCCTCAACCacgatcagcagcagaagacagACACTTTCCTAGTGCGAAGCGTCCACGCACCGACGAATGCCGATCTGAGCGATTTGAATGGCTTGTggaaggagctggagctggagccgcaGCAGCTATGGGATGCCAAGCTGAAGTGCGTATTCGAGAAGTCCCGGTGCATTTCCGTAGGCGGTGCGGCCACCATTGTCCGTCCCGTCAACGCCGAGACAAAGGAGGCGCTGCTGGAGACCAACATTGAACTACGGACAGAGAATCTGCACTTGAAGATTCTACTCGAAAACTACCGCAACTCGTTGATCCTCAAGACACCGTCCGAGGACTATGTCCCAGTTCCGGCTGAGAAAAAGAGGCCGTTCTTGTATATTGTAATTTTCTTTGTTTCGGCCATACTGGGTTTCTTTTTGAGCACATACTTGCCCTGA